The genomic interval CATCCAACTCGAAGTCTACCGACGTCGCTACGCCGGCGTCCCGCACGGGCCGGCCCAATCGAAGCTCGTCGATCCAGATCTCACCGGAGATGGGCAACATGCCTTCGTTCCAAACCCCCATCGACAGCTCCCGCACGGCGGCCAGGTTCGGCGCACGTCCGCGGTCCTTGAGCACCACCGCATACGTCGAGTCGGAGCCCCAGACCGTCACCGGTGGATCACCGGGACCACGCGGCGTAAGCAGGAGAGCCTCTTCGGCGCGGCGGCGCAGATCGAACCACTCGACGAAGTCGATCACGATCTCCGGCAACCAATTTCCCGGGGTGACGCCGGCGGAGCTCGCCGGAGCCTGCAGCGGAGTCCGGAACAGGTAGAAGTTCTCCGCGTCGCTCCCCACCTTGAAGAAGAAGTAGTGCGGTCGGTCGGGTCCGAAGTCGCCCTCGCGAGGGACGACCCACAGCTGCGCGCGCCGGTAAGCCAGGAAGTTGCGCGGCCTCTGCGCAAACCGGTGATAGACCTCGGCGCGACTGTGCGCGGGGATGTCTTCGAAGCGGATGCCGAGCGACTTCTCGTTGAACTCGATGCCCTCCCCTGAAAACGCCGAAGTGGGGTTGATGAGCTCTTCCAGCACGCCCGGCGGTGAGGCGTATTCGTCCCCTTCGGTGACCCGTGAGACCGAGGCGACCTCCAATCGGCCGAAGCCCACGAGCGTGTCTCCGATGATGCCGCTCAAGACGCCCTCTCCGGCTCGCTTGATCCAGCGGGAGCCGACGAGTCTCATGCGGGCAATCTGCAGGCGGCGGTTCTCTGCCCCGGAAACGGTAAGGCGCATGTGCCGCACCGCTCGCAGATCCGCATCGCTGAACGCACCACCGACCTCGATCGCATCCGTGCCCCGGATCGGGATCCGGTACAGCTGGAATTCGGTGCCGGTCTCCTCCTTGGTGCGAGCCAAGAAAGGGGACGTGCCATCGAGGCGCACCACGTAGCGGAGGTGTCGCTCGCGTACGTCCAGGTTGCCGTCCTGATCGAGATCTTCGGTATCCTGGCGCCCGTTCCCTCGAGTGCATGGCGCGCGCACGTCGGCGATCCGGTAGATCCGACCGCGCTGACCCTCGCAGGTCTCGTCCCAGACGCCGCGAGAGTCGGCCTCGTCGTTCCAGATCTCTCCAAGCCGGGGATCGGCCTCTTGATCGAGCAGACCAAGTCCCCATCGCTCTCCGGTCGAGGCGCGCAGGCCGGACGTATTCCCGAGCGAGTCTATGAAGAACGCGTCCTCGCTGACTGTGCCGAGGTCGATCACCAGCGTGAGTTCCCGCGCACCTGACGCATAGAACTCGATGAATTCCGTCTTGGTCAGGTCGAGTCCGTTCGTGGACAGCGAGGTCGTGATGGAACGCCAGGACGGCTCCCGCACCGGCCCCTGCCCGAACGACAGGAGCATTCCGGGCTCTCGGACCTCCGCACCTGCGACCCGGATCTCTCGGTCGATGTCGAGTCTGGGGAAGAAGCCCTCGTGAACCCCGACGCTGTCACCGACCACCGACTCGACCACCCAGGAGTGCTGCCAGACCAGGGGGACGGCAGTCGAGGCGTCGAGCGAGGCCGGCAGAGTCGACTCCGCTCCGTCCCTCTGGGTCGGCGCGCTCCCCAACTGCCAGTTGTAGGAGAGCAACGACACCGGGAGCTGAGCCCGGGCGTCGAAGTCGTCGAGAAACGCCTGACCCTTGGTATTGGGGTTCGGTAACGACACGGCGAACTCGCCGTTCACGGAAACCGAGGTCTCGCCGTCGAGGCGCAGCCCGGGAAGCCCGTCGAGCACGCGGTCGAGCCACGCCACCCGAGTCTGGTAGGACCCGCTCACCCCACCGAGCAACGTCGCCCCGGGCTCGGTCCCGAGAATCGGCCGGTTGACAACGGAGCGCTCCGAGCGGTAGAGCCCTAGCACGTCGACGCCTCCTCCCACACCGAGGTCGGCATGTGTGCTGATGCCGAACACCTGGGTCGGCGAGACCTGGAACAACGCACGCTGCTCCCATGTCACACGAACCGGGGCGTCGGGGTTCGCGGCAAAAAGCTGGTCCGGCTCGAGCAGCCGGACCTGGCCGACGTCGTAGTCGATCTCGTAGTCGACCCCCTGCGTCAACAAACGGTCTCCGAGGAAGATGCGTTCGCTCCCGTCTCGGATCCCGAACGCCCCGAGCGAGAAGGACGAGATGACGCCTTGGCTGCGCAGACGGTACCCTAGCGTGAGCCGAAACCGGCCCGCGTTGTCACGCTCGAACGGGTCCTCTTCCTCGTAGATCCGCCCGTTGGCGTCCTCTCCGAGAATCCGGCTGGTTTCGAGGTCCGTGAGCCCCAAGGCCGGAAGCGGCGGTGGCACGGCGAAGGGACGCAGCGTGGGAAAAACCACGAAGGTCCCCTGCACCGGTGGCTGCTCCTGGAAAAACTCCGCACCCGGCGAGTACACGAACGAGGGGTCGAGCGCATCGACGGGAGCCTCCTCGTCGAGGCCGAAGAGTCTGAGGAACGTGACGTCCTCCCCCGTCGGGCCACGCTTGAACGTTCGGCCAGCGGACAGCTCGCCGAGTGAAATCGTGAGCTCCACTGACGAGTGCTCCACGTCAGGCGACCCCGAAACCCGATAGACCTGGTGCATCTCTTGGTCCCACGTGGGCCGGCCAGGTTGATGGTTCGCCCCGGACGCCTTGAGCAGCTTGAGCGTGGGGCGCCCGCCCGCGTTGTGGATCCTCTCCGGGTTGTAGTCCCCGACGGTATCCCCGACCGCGGTCACGTACGTGACCGCGAGCATTTCGTCTCTTCGCAGCGGCGATCGGAGCGCCACCCAGAGTCCGCTCGGGTGCACGAAGTAATCGAGGCCGGGCTGCAAGTATCGGAACCAGCCGGACTCGCCGACGGCGCCCTCCTCGTTCTCGGCGACCGCATCCGCTTGGATGAATCCCTCGACCTGCTGCTGGAAGACCGGATCGTCTTCGAAGCGGTACAGCTGGATCGGGTCGAATCCTGGCGCAACGGACGGCGGCGCGGACGCAGGATCCAAGGCCAACGCGTCAACGTGCGGGTACTCGTCGATCTCGCGCGGGTCGACCAGAAAGAAGAACTGACCCCGCACATAGTCCGCATCATCGAGCACCAGCGTGTCTTGCTGCACGAAGCCGCGCTGGTCGCCGAGACCCGTCAGCCTGAACTGGCGCGAGTTCAGGTCGCCCCTCTGCTGCGCCCACACCGACTGGAACTCCAGCGGGCCGAGCTGTCCCTCCGCCTGGAACCCGAAGTTCCCGGCGGGGATGCCCTCGGTCAGAAAGCGGGAGTTGGTGGGCAACCGGAAGTCGACGTCGCCTACCTCGACACGCTGCAGGATGTCGTCCTCCCGACCCTCGTAGAAGATGTTGATGCGGTTCGAAGCATCGAACTCGCGCGATTGGTCGAAGTCCACATCCACGCGGATGCGGTCCGCGATGGTGCCATCGACCTGCACGCCGAACCGCAGTTCGGGGCTCAGTTGGGGTATGAGATTGGGTCTGCAACTGACCTTGAACCGTTCGTCACACGGCCGGAAACGCGCCCACTCCCCGCCGACCTCCATCCGGCTCGTGACCATCAGAGCCAGGTCGGCGTATTCGCTCTGAAACCTCGGCGGGGCGTCCGGCGCCGCTGGAGCTTCGCCAACACGACGAATTGGTTCTGGCGCGGCCGGCAGGAACAACGTCGAATCAGCCGCGTTCTGCCCGAAGGTGAGCACCCTCCACAGTTGGGTCGGGTCGAGCAGAGGGGCGGCGACGGCGGAGGGAAGCCTCGCAAGGACCAGACCGGGCGCTTCGTGGGCAGCGCGAAGCCCCAGGCGGCCCTCGTACACGGGGATTCGCTTCAACCCGAGCCGCACATGGGGTTCGTCCGCGGCGGCGACCAAGCCCGAACGGACGGTCGTCGCCGGGACTGACAGGTCACTGCGCAGAATCGTGTCGAGCCCGATCTCGAGGCTCGGAACGGCCGCGTGCGCACGGGTCCCGGCGCTGGCTGGAAGCACCGGCATGAGCAACGCCAGCCCGAGCAAGAGCGAAAAAACGCGCACGAGCTCCCTCAGCGGCCGAACAGACGGGTCGGACGCGGGGTAGGGAGTGGCCGACACACTATCAGCCACGACTTCACGGACGCTTCGATGGGCATGGGAGTCCTTACCAGATACCTGATCAGGGTCCACGTCGGCCCCTTCCTGTTCGCCCTCTCGACGCTGACTGCGCTCCTTTTCCTCAACGCAGTCGCACAACGAATCGAGGGGCTCCTGGGCAAAGGGCTCCCGTGGCAGGTGGTTGTTGAGTTTCTGGCCCTCTCCTTACCTCATACGATCGCGTTGTCCCTCCCGATGTCGGTGCTCGTGGCGGTGCTCTACGCATTCAGCGACATGACGTCGTCAAACGAGATCACCGCAATGTCCGCCGGAGGCATTCGCCCGGCGCGCCTCCTCGTACCTCTCGTGGGCATGGGCGCCCTCATGACAGGCGTCATGTTGTACTTCAACGACGTCGTGCTGCCCGAATCCAACCATCGGTTAAAGAACCTCATGGTGGACATCGCTCGCAAGAGCCCGACGCTTGAGTTGCGAGAGCAGATCGTAAACGAGATCCCCATCGAATCGGGGCTCGACAGGTACTTTTTGATCGCGACGCGCATCGACCCCGTTGAGAGTACGCTGGAAGAAGTCACGATTTTCGACGGGAATAATCCGATCCGCCGGCGCACGACGTACGCCGCGCGCGGCGAGATGGTCTTCAATGAGGAGAAGACGGATCTCTACCTGACGCTCTACGACGGCGTCGTGCACGAGGTGCAGAGCGACCGCGTAGGGGGCTTCCAACGCCTCTACTTCGAGAAGCAGATCATCCCGCTGCGCGGTGTCGGGAACGAATTGGTGCGGCGCTTCGGTGGTACCGACCGCTCGGACCGCGAGATGGGCTTCGCTCTGCTCGCCGAGAACGCCAGGGCGAGAGAGATCGAGCTAGACTCAGTGCGGAGCGAGAGTCAGGCCGCGACCTTGGAGGCCGTGAGGCTGGCGCTGGGGCGGCCCACGAGCGACGACTCGGCCGCGGTCGCGAAGCTGCGGGCTGGGCGCGTGCGCGGACTGGTGGCGGTCACCGGGGACGGTGAAACGCTGCTTTCCCGGGACGCGGTCACCCAGGGCGCTGTGATCTCCAGCCGCACACGCGCAATCCGGGCAGCGTCGCTGAGACAGACCGCTTACCGTTACAGGGTCGAGATCCACAAGAAGCTCGCGATCGCCTTCGCGTGCATCGTCTTCACGTTGATCGGCCCGCCCCTCGCGATGCGCTTCCCGCGGGGTGGAGTCGGCATGGTCGTGCTGGCATCGAGCATGATCTTCAGCATCTACTGGACCGGACTCATCGGCGGCGAGATCCTCGCGGACCGCCGCATCGCGGGCCCCGCAGTCACGATGTGGATGGCGAACGTGGTCTTCTTCATCGTCGGCATCGTCTTGGTCAGCCGTATGGGACGCGCGGGCTCTACGATCCGTGGCGGCGGCATGCTCGACGACCTCTTGAGCAACGCGGGCGACAGCCTTGCGCGCCTCCTGGGAGGCCGGAGAGAAGGAGTGGCCCCGTGATCCGGATTCTCGACCGGCTCGTTGCCGGGACCTTCCTGCGCCACTTCCTGGTCTTCGTGTTCGCCGGCCCCCCGCTCCTCGTCATCGGCCACATCACGGAGAACATGGACGACTTCATCGATCGCGGCCTGAGCGTCGCCGAGGTCGCGGAGGCGTACGTGTTCATGATGCCGATGTTCATCAAATGGTCATTCCCGTTCGCTGCCCTGATCGCGGCGGTCTTCACGGTCCACGGAATGACGACCCACCGTGAGCTCGTCGCGGCCAAAGCCGGGGGCATTTCGTTTCATCGCATCATTGTGCCCATCGTGGTGATGGGCGTGCTGCTCACCGGTGTGGCGCTCGCGCTCACCGAGCTCGAGCCGCGCGGCAACCGCATCGCCGCGGCGATCCTACGAAACGAGGATCCGCGGCGCTCTTGGCGCACCGACTTCGTCTACCGCTCCGAGAGCGGTCTGACATGGCAGATCGGTCGACTCACTGCCGGCGACGGGCGCATGACGGGGGTAGTGATCGAGCGTCCACCCAAGGACGGTTCGACCGGACTGCACATACTCGCGGAGTCTGCGGTCTGGGACTCAATACAAGGATGGAGGTTGCAGCGAGGTTATCTGCGCACGCTCACGGCCGATTCGGCGGAGCAGTCCATCCAGTTCAATCGCCTCGTCATGCGGGACATGGTCGAGAGACCGGACGAGCTGTTGGAAGCTCCGCGTGAGCCGGACGAGATGACCTACGCTGAGATCGGTCACCTCGCGGGCATCCTCGAGCGCACGGGGGGCAATGCCGCGGAACTGCTGGTAAAACGTGAGCAGAAGCTGTCGCTCGCGGTCGCAACGCTCGTCGTGCTCTTGTTCGGTGCGCCGCTGGCGACGAGCAACCAGCGGGGTGGGACAGCCTACGGGATAGGCATCTCGCTCGGGACCGTGATCGTCTACATCCTGATGCTCAAGATCTCCGGGGCGGTCGGTGAGGCGGGAGCCATCTCGCCGCTCATGGCGGCGTGGCTCCCCAACTTCGTCTTTTTTGGGGCGGCTCTGGTACTCCTGGCGCGAGTACGCACCTGACCGAAGGGTGCTCCCTGATCGGTGATCGCAGCTTAGTAGCTTACAGGCGCCGCGAATCTCGAGACCCACCCTGCCGCTAGTTCGCCGCTCAGCACTTCCTCGACCGGCCCGCGCAAGACGGTGTGGTACTCGGAGCTCACCGATACCACCAGCGAGCCGCCGGGCATCTCCACCGTGACGTCACCCGCCTCCACGAGCCCTTCAGCCACCGCCGCGACCGCAACCGCGCACGCGCTCGTGCCCGAAGCACTGGTGCGCCCTACGCCCCGCTCCCAGATGAGCGCTCGGACGTGGCCGGGACCGAGCGGCGTCGCGAGCTGTACGTTCGCTCCGTCGCTCAGAGCGGGGTGGGATACCAGGAAGGGGCCGAGACTCTCGAGCAGCTCTTCGGTGAGGTCGGGCACGAGGGTGACTAGGTGTGGATTGCCCACCGAGACCGGGACGACGTGGAGCGGCAGGCCATCCGGACCGGTGAGCCCCCCCTGCGCCTCGAGCGCGGTCGCCTCCAGACCGACGGCTTCGGGCCCGACGCGACACCGCCCCATGTCGACTGAGACATCGTATGTGGCTCCCCGAACCCCGTGGACGGTCATCTCGATCTGAGCCCCACCGACCTCGACCGTGAAGGGCGCCTCGCCCACGAGGCCCTCCCGCGCGAGGTACGACGCCATGATCCGCAGTCCGTTCCCGCTGCGCTCGAACTCGCTGCCGTCGGGGTTGAACATGCGCAACCGAATTCCGTCGAGATCGTGGTCCGCGAGAAGCACCACGACCCCGTCTGAACCGACACCCCGGTGCCGATCGCACACGGCCTCGACCGCCTCGGGAGTCGCCGCCCAAGCCGAACCCTCCCGGAAGACCAGGTAGTCGTTCCCTAAACCGTGTGCCTTGTAGAACGAAGTGCCGAGACTGGGTCGGGGAGGCCAGCGTTTCATGAGTCGTTTCGTTTGGTGTCGGGTGGCTTGGCTCGCGCGCCCCGTCAACTTGGCGCTCCCGGTGACCGACGCTAGTTTCCTGTGAGTAGATTTTGGGGCGATTTGAGGAATATTGCGGCCCGCGGGATTCGTCCACGGTGATGAGCCCGCGAACGAGCTAAAAGACCAACGCCCCGTCGCGCACTGTCGCGAGGGGCCTTTTTTTGTCGAGGGATCAATGGCGTCATCCGCGGGTCGGGCCCGTTTGATTCGGGAAGAGTTGCAGCGCAGGATCCTCGTCCTCGACGGCGCCATGGGCACCATGATCCAGCATCACGATCTGAGCGAAGAGGACTTCCGCGGTCAGCGCTTCACCGACACCGACTCCGACCTTTTCGGAGCCAATGACATCCTGTGCCTTTCGCAGCCCGATTTGATTCGCGGGATCCATGTGGAGTACCTGGAGGCGGGCGCAGACCTGATCGAGACCAATACGTTCAGCGCCAATCGGATCTCACTCGCGGACTACGGGCTGCAAGAGATCGCACGTGAGCTCAATCGCGCGGCCGCCCGTCTCGCGCGCGACGCCGCGGACGACATCGAGGCGCGCGATCCCTCCCGCACGTGCTGGGTCGCTGGCGCGCTCGGCCCCACCAACCGCACGGCATCCATCTCGCCCGACGTGGGTGATCCCGGCGCGCGCAACGTCACCTTCGATGAGCTCGTGCGCGCGTTCCAGGAACAGGCGCATGGCCTGCTCGAAGGCGGAGTCGACATCCTTCTCATCGAGACTGCGTTCGACACGCTGAACGCAAAAGCGGCGCTGTACGCGCTCTCTCTGGTGCTCGCCGAAGCGGGGGTCGATACGCCGGTGATGATGTCCGGGACGATCACCGACCAGAGCGGGCGCACGCTCTCCGGCCAGACGCCCGAGGCGTTCTACAACGCGATCGTACACGGCGTGCACCCGGGACCGGGTCGCGAGAGCGGGCTACTCAGTGTAGGGCTCAACTGCGCGCTCGGAATCGACCAGCTGCGACCGCACCTGGAAGAGCTGTCCGACGTAGCTCGGCTTCCCATCAGCTGCTATCCCAATGCAGGGCTTCCGAACGAGTTCGGCGAATACGACGACACTCCGGAGCACATGGCGAGCGTGACGTCGGACTTCGTGGACGCGGGATTCCTGAACATCGTGGGCGGCTGCTGCGGGACGACCCCAGACCACATCAGGGCGATCGCAGATATCGTCGCGGGGCGGGCGCCGCGCACCGTCCCCGAGCCGCCTCGACGTACGCGGCTGTCCGGTCTCGAGCCGCTGACGATCGGTCCTGACTCGCTGTTCGTGAACGTCGGCGAACGCACCAACGTCTCGGGCTCCAAGCGCTTCGCAAGCCTCATCGAGGAAGGTGACTACGAGGCCGCGGTCGAGGTCGCCCGTCAGCAGGTGCAGGGCGGAGCCCAGATCATCGATGTGAACATGGACGAGGGGCTGCTCGACGGAGTCGCCGCGATGCCGCGCTTCCTCAACCTCCTCGCGTCCGAGCCGGAGATCGCGCGCATCCCGGTGATGGTCGACTCCTCCGACTGGGACGTGATCGAGGCCGGCCTCAAGACGCTTCAGGGCAAGGGCGTCGTGAATTCGATCTCGCTGAAGGACGGCGAGGACACGTTCCGCGAGCGAGCGCGCCTCGTGCGCCGGTACGGCGCCGCAGCAGTCGTGATGGCGTTCGACGAAGAGGGCCAGGCGGACACCCTTGAGCGCAAAGTCGAGATCTGTGAGCGCGTCTACAGGATCCTCGTAGACGAAGAGGGCTTCCTTCCCGAGGATATCATCTTCGACGCCAACGTCTTCGCCGTGGCAACCGGAATGGAAGAGCACGACGAATACGCGATCCGGTTCATCGAGGCGGTACGGCAAATCAAACAATCGTGTCCGCACGCGCTGACGAGCGGCGGCATCAGCAACGTTTCGTTCTCCTTTCGGGGCAGCCCAGAGGTGAGAGAGGCGATGCACACGGCCTTCCTCTACCACGCGATCGCCGCAGGGCTCGACATGGGCATCGTGAACGCGGGTGCCTTGCCGGTCTACGATGAGATTCCAGCAGAGCTGCTCGAGCCCGTGGAGGATGTGCTCTTCGCGCGATCTCCAGACGCCACCGAAACCCTCACTCAAATCGCTCTGAACCGGTCCGGCACCACGGAACGCCGCACCGAGGAGGACCTGACGTGGCGGACGCTCGACGTTCATGAGCGGCTGAAGCACGCGCTCGTGCAGGGCATCGACAAGTTCGTCGAGGAGGACGCGGAAGCAGCGCGCCAGGAGCTTCCGCTGGCGCTCCACGTCATCGAGGGCCCGCTCATGGATGGAATGAATGTCGTCGGCGACCTCTTCGGCAGCGGACGCATGTTCTTGCCACAGGTCGTGAAGAGCGCGCGAGTGATGAAGAAGGCGGTGGCGTACCTGACTCCGTTCCTGGAAGCGGAGAAGTCGGGCGCGACCGACAAGGGCACCGTGCTGCTCGCCACGGTGAAAGGTGACGTGCACGACATCGGCAAGAGCATCGTGGGCGTCGTGCTTCAGTGTAACGGCTACTCGGTGATCGACCTCGGGGTCATGGTGCCCGCCGAGCGCATCCTGGAAACCGCGCGCGCGCAGAAGGTCGACGTGATCGGCCTGTCCGGGCTGATCACACCGTCGCTTGTCCAGATGGTGCACGTCGCCAAGGAGATGCAGAGGACGGGCTTCGACACGCCGCTCCTGATCGGGGGCGCGACGACATCAAAGGCGCACACCGCTGTGAAGATCGAGCGCAACTACGACGGCGCGACCGTGCACGTGCTGGACGCCTCCCGAGCGGTCGGGGTCGTGTCCGCGCTGCTCGATGAAGAGCGTCGAGACGGCTACATCGCCGAGGTGCGAGCTGGTTATGAGTCCGAGCGCGAGCGGCGTGCGCAGCGCACCGCTCGAACAGAGTTGCTGTCGATCGCGGTGGCCCGCGAGCGCGCCGAGAAGCTGGATTGGTCCTCGTACGACCCGCCAGCACCGTTGCGGCAAGGGGTTCATGTCTTCGACGTGGAGATCGCGGAACTGCGGCCATACATCGATTGGACGCCCTTCTTCCAGGCCTGGGAGTTGGCAGGCAAATATCCGGCGATCCTCGACGACGAGATCGTCGGCGAACAGGCTCAGAGCCTATGGGCCGATGCCGGGGCGCTCCTGGACCGTCTCGTAACCGATGGTCGGGTGCGCGCGCGCGCCGTCGTGGGCTTCTTCCCTGCCAACGCGATCGGCGACGACGTCGAGCTGTACACATCAGCTGACCGCACAGAACGCCTCACCGTGCTCCACCATCTTCGTCAACAGTTCGCGAAGGGTGGGAGGGCGAACCGCTGTTTGGCGGATTTCGTCGCTCCGGCTGACGCCGGCAAACCCGACTGGGTCGGTGGCTTCGCGGTTACGGCCGGCATTGGCGTAGAGGAGATGGCGCGCGAGCTGGAGGACGCCAACGACGACTACAGCGCGATTCTGGTGAAGTCGGTCGCGGACCGGCTCGCGGAGGCACTCGCCGAGCTCATGCACGAACGCGTCCGCCGCGAACTGTGGGGGTACACTCCGGAAGAACAGTTGTCGAACGACGCGCTCGTCCGGGAGACGTACCGAGGGATCCGGCCGGCCCCCGGTTACCCCGCGTGTCCGGACCATACCGAGAAGCGCACACTCTTCGAGCTGCTGGACGTCGAGAAGTCGCTCGGCATCGAGCTCACAGAGAGCTTCGCGATGACCCCGACGGCATCCGTGAGCGGTTGGTACCTGTCGCATCCCGACGCGGTGTACTTCGGCGTGGGCCGCATCGCGCGCGATCAAGTCGAGGATTACGCCAGGCGAAAAGGGTGGACCATGGAAGAAGCGGAGCTCTGGTTGTCGCCCAATCTCGGTTACGATCCGGAAGGAGACACACCGTGAGAGCATTGATCGAGGACGACCTCGTTCACGTATTCGATGGCGCGATGGGTACGCTGCTCTACGGCCGAGGTGTGTTCGTCAACGTTTGCTACGACGAGCTCAACAGGCGCCGACCCGAGCTCGTGCGTCAGATCCACGACGAGTATGTCGCGGCCGGCGCCGAGATTCTCGAGACGAACACGTTCGGCGCCAACCCGGTGAAGCTGTCGTCGTATGGGTTGGCCGAGCAAACCGAAGAGATCAACCGGGTAGCCGCCGAGCTGGCGCGAGCCGCTGCGGGCGACCGCGCTAGCGTCGCAGGCGCCATCGGCCCGCTCGGCATTCGCATCGAGCCATGGGGCCCGACCGCGCGGGACGAGGCGGTCAACTTCTTCAGAAGACAGGTGAACGGGCTTCTCGAGGGGGAGGTCGATGGATTCGTGCTCGAGACGTTCTCAGACATGAGCGAGATCGGATGCGCGGTCGCGGCCGTGCGAGGACTGAGCGACCTGCCGATCATAGCCCAGATGACCGTGGGGCCGGGCGGCAAGACCGCTTATGGAAACGACGCGACGCTGATCGCCCGTGAACTGACCGAGCTTGGAGTCGACGTCGTCGGCCTCAACTGTTCGGTCGGCCCAGCGGTCATGCTCGATGCCATCGAGGAGATGGCAGAGGTGACCAACTTGCCGCTGATCGCTCAGCCCAACGCCGGCCTGCCCCGCACCGTGCGAGATCGGAAGATGTATCTCGCCAGCCCCGAATACATGGCGCAATATGCGAAGCGCATGATCGATGCCGGCGCGCGCTTCGTAGGGGGGTGCTGCGGCACGACCCCGGACCACGTGAAGCAGATCCGGATCGCGGTAGCTTCGGTGCAACCGAAGAGCGTCGTCGTCGCCGAGCCCGTGGCGGCAGCAGGCGTCGAGGCAGCCCGAGAACCGGTACCGCTCGATGTTCGCTCCGCATGGGGCCGCAAGCTGGCTCGGGGAGAGCCGGTGGTGTCGGTGGAGATCATTCCTCCGCGCGGTTGGGACCGAGTCGCGCTCATCGAGCCCGCCCGGCGCTTGAAGGTCGCGGGGGTCGACACGCTGGCGATCGTGGACAATCCGAGATCGGTCAGCCGAATGGGCGCTCTCTCTGCCGCGCTGATCGTCGAACACGAGGTCGGCATCGAATCGCTGGTTCACTACACCTGTAGGGACCGCAACATGCTCGGCATGATCTCGGACCTCC from Gemmatimonadota bacterium carries:
- a CDS encoding bifunctional homocysteine S-methyltransferase/methylenetetrahydrofolate reductase; protein product: MGTLLYGRGVFVNVCYDELNRRRPELVRQIHDEYVAAGAEILETNTFGANPVKLSSYGLAEQTEEINRVAAELARAAAGDRASVAGAIGPLGIRIEPWGPTARDEAVNFFRRQVNGLLEGEVDGFVLETFSDMSEIGCAVAAVRGLSDLPIIAQMTVGPGGKTAYGNDATLIARELTELGVDVVGLNCSVGPAVMLDAIEEMAEVTNLPLIAQPNAGLPRTVRDRKMYLASPEYMAQYAKRMIDAGARFVGGCCGTTPDHVKQIRIAVASVQPKSVVVAEPVAAAGVEAAREPVPLDVRSAWGRKLARGEPVVSVEIIPPRGWDRVALIEPARRLKVAGVDTLAIVDNPRSVSRMGALSAALIVEHEVGIESLVHYTCRDRNMLGMISDLLGAAAAGIRNVLVVSGEPLLQGPYPDATAVFDIDSIGLTNVMNGLNRGIDPGGNSIGTPTEFVHGVAANPGAVDQEREVERYRYKVEAGADFAVTQPIFDPQALERFLERVGSGSIPVIAGIWPFLNLRNAEFLACEVPGVVVPDEIVERMRSAQESGSDAALEEGVLIALEMIEAVRPHVQGFHLSAPSRRVDVALRVLREAGVSATA
- the metH gene encoding methionine synthase; amino-acid sequence: MASSAGRARLIREELQRRILVLDGAMGTMIQHHDLSEEDFRGQRFTDTDSDLFGANDILCLSQPDLIRGIHVEYLEAGADLIETNTFSANRISLADYGLQEIARELNRAAARLARDAADDIEARDPSRTCWVAGALGPTNRTASISPDVGDPGARNVTFDELVRAFQEQAHGLLEGGVDILLIETAFDTLNAKAALYALSLVLAEAGVDTPVMMSGTITDQSGRTLSGQTPEAFYNAIVHGVHPGPGRESGLLSVGLNCALGIDQLRPHLEELSDVARLPISCYPNAGLPNEFGEYDDTPEHMASVTSDFVDAGFLNIVGGCCGTTPDHIRAIADIVAGRAPRTVPEPPRRTRLSGLEPLTIGPDSLFVNVGERTNVSGSKRFASLIEEGDYEAAVEVARQQVQGGAQIIDVNMDEGLLDGVAAMPRFLNLLASEPEIARIPVMVDSSDWDVIEAGLKTLQGKGVVNSISLKDGEDTFRERARLVRRYGAAAVVMAFDEEGQADTLERKVEICERVYRILVDEEGFLPEDIIFDANVFAVATGMEEHDEYAIRFIEAVRQIKQSCPHALTSGGISNVSFSFRGSPEVREAMHTAFLYHAIAAGLDMGIVNAGALPVYDEIPAELLEPVEDVLFARSPDATETLTQIALNRSGTTERRTEEDLTWRTLDVHERLKHALVQGIDKFVEEDAEAARQELPLALHVIEGPLMDGMNVVGDLFGSGRMFLPQVVKSARVMKKAVAYLTPFLEAEKSGATDKGTVLLATVKGDVHDIGKSIVGVVLQCNGYSVIDLGVMVPAERILETARAQKVDVIGLSGLITPSLVQMVHVAKEMQRTGFDTPLLIGGATTSKAHTAVKIERNYDGATVHVLDASRAVGVVSALLDEERRDGYIAEVRAGYESERERRAQRTARTELLSIAVARERAEKLDWSSYDPPAPLRQGVHVFDVEIAELRPYIDWTPFFQAWELAGKYPAILDDEIVGEQAQSLWADAGALLDRLVTDGRVRARAVVGFFPANAIGDDVELYTSADRTERLTVLHHLRQQFAKGGRANRCLADFVAPADAGKPDWVGGFAVTAGIGVEEMARELEDANDDYSAILVKSVADRLAEALAELMHERVRRELWGYTPEEQLSNDALVRETYRGIRPAPGYPACPDHTEKRTLFELLDVEKSLGIELTESFAMTPTASVSGWYLSHPDAVYFGVGRIARDQVEDYARRKGWTMEEAELWLSPNLGYDPEGDTP
- the dapF gene encoding diaminopimelate epimerase, which gives rise to MKRWPPRPSLGTSFYKAHGLGNDYLVFREGSAWAATPEAVEAVCDRHRGVGSDGVVVLLADHDLDGIRLRMFNPDGSEFERSGNGLRIMASYLAREGLVGEAPFTVEVGGAQIEMTVHGVRGATYDVSVDMGRCRVGPEAVGLEATALEAQGGLTGPDGLPLHVVPVSVGNPHLVTLVPDLTEELLESLGPFLVSHPALSDGANVQLATPLGPGHVRALIWERGVGRTSASGTSACAVAVAAVAEGLVEAGDVTVEMPGGSLVVSVSSEYHTVLRGPVEEVLSGELAAGWVSRFAAPVSY